Below is a window of Neodiprion virginianus isolate iyNeoVirg1 chromosome 4, iyNeoVirg1.1, whole genome shotgun sequence DNA.
CGGCGCTAATTGAAAGATTGGGGCTTATATCTATAATTAAGATAAGATAAGTACATACAGGCATAATTTAGCGATAGTAAGGTAAGTTTTTGAACACAAACTCGAAAATTGTACTATCAGAAGGTGGAGTGcatcgatatttatttgaaactaTAATCAACTAGCAACATATGAGATACATCATTGATAAATGAATTTGTTTGCTGGCATAATTCAAGGCTGAATTTGAGGTGAATTTCTAAGTGAAATTTACCGCAGatcaaagataaaaattttcgtcttgagaatattaaatacgtttaatttatacacaaaatgaaagtggatctttataattaataaacttGGCGCTTACCTCACTAGTCGTTGTCAAACAATTCGAACTTGGTGTTGGCTCTGCGGATCCGGCTGATTGTGCAAGAATGGTCACAAACTggaaataatgagaataatgAATGAGAGATCCTCAGCCTGAAAGTGTCCATTATAAACTTTAAATCCAGTCACCGTTACTTCAAGCGTGCTGAtttgtagaaataaatttagataattgttttttcatcatttccgTGATTGATTCCCCTTGAAAATAAAGTATTCCAtgagaaaggaaaaagaaaaaattattgaatcaATTAGCGTTAATCAGAATGTCGATTAAACTATGGTATAACATCCCTAAAATGACATTAAgttcagatttgaaaaatcttggTTTTTGTCCCTCTAAATCCAACAAAATTCTAGATTTACTCCTAGACGTCAGTGAAAACTAATTGATTTTTTAGAAACTCGAATTTATAGTTTCGACTGAAATGCGACTATCAGATTTTAGTTGTGTTAGATTGCTGCGATCGCTAGACGAAGTTTTTCCAAATCCGTGCAAGGGGATATGGATGAAAAGTCGGCGGAAAAAGTGAGCGAATTTTGGGAATTTGTATCTCAATAACCATTTGTTTAATTCATTTgctgttcttcttcttcaaaacAACGTATTCCAAGCTTCAATAACATTTTTTGTAACTTGAATCAATTAACAGAAAGCATTGCTATCGATAATAACGTCAAACAGTTTTCTCGGTAACGCGtttgtttgaatttgaaattcgatttgtcgttcgaaattcaaaactttttaatttagtgctaggaaaagagaaaaaaaaagaaaaaatttctataccaTCCCCACACCCTCCCCTGCCTAAAACCGATGACGTAGCTTACGGACGCTTCTAGAGATCCGCATAGGATGCCCGTTCTCGCCGATTTGCGACCGGCAGCTTTGCAGATGTAGCTCCGCTTCTCCCACTTATACTCCCCCCCACCAATAACGTTACCCCCACTTCGAGCGATCGGAGTGGTGGGGCGACGGTAGGTCTCAGCGATAGCTCGAGTATTAGAGAACGCATAAAactttaattaattattaactcaaaatttcatataaaaaGTTAAATATAACATAGTCTATAGCACTTCTGCAATAATAAGgaacaatttaaaaaagtttcatcaaaatccgTCATATAGATCTTAAGTTAAATCCTTACAAGCATATatacaaagaattttacatatatatatatatctattagTACAGAgtatattattacatttaCTCTGATATTTCAGCGAATTAGCATCTTGGAGAATCTGGGTAGAGGATAACGCGGAATGTTTAATTTTCCACAGTCGTTTTTCATGACACTGAAGCCAAGGGAGTTTTAACACgctcaaaaatatatatctacaGGAACATGTTTTACGTTTCGATCTATGCTATAGTCGAGATCAAAGTTTGAACTTGTATAGGATTTATTGTCAGGATAGATCTGATAACGTGGTaattaggtaaaaaaaaaattgaatatgaaactgtgaaaaatttactggGAAAAAATGCTcattaaaaaaacaagaataatacaaccagtttaaaaaaattgaaacgacgATATCGTCAATTGTTATCTCTTTAATCGCGACGTCCATCATCTGCAGAGGAATTACAGCTTTGCCTGaaaaacgtataaataaaaagtataagCATGTAAAAAAGGAGCCTAATCTTTGCAATGGAATAACGTGGCAATTAGGGGCCGGTTCGACTTACGTTCTGATGAATAGCGAGAACACCGTCTTCCTCAGAGGTCAAGATCTCGATATACGCTGTACCGTCATTATTAACGGTTACGCTCTTTCCTGTGCAGCTACCGTTGATTAAGTTGCCGGATATGACGTCACAGTAGGTACCAGCGGAAAGGCAAGTCTGGAGGGTCTGCTGGAAGTTCCAGCTGTCCAGGTTGAAAGCGACGAATCCGGCTCCACCACGACAGAAAGCAATCTGGTTGCTGCTGTTGTCCCACCAGTCGTTGATTCCAGTTCCCTTAACGGCATTACGGAATCCAACCATGTTGTAGATCTGGCGCCAACGGTGCTCGCAGATCCACCCATTTCCACACGAATCGTCGGAATTAATGGTAGGGGAAAGGATGTTTCCATTCCAGTCGGCTGGCGGACCAGCTTCACTGTCCGTGAAATCGAAGGAGCTCATGATTTGAGCAATACCATAGGGGTGGGCCAACATGAAGGCAGTCGCCATCTGTAATCAagttaattaaaaactttCATTACACGTTCGATCTTTCTTAGGTGTCGGTAGATGTTTCCTACGACCCGTTAGCTCACCTTGTACGGCTTAGAATTCTTGTGGGTGAGGATACTTCCACCACCACCGTGACCACGCTGGTTGTCATGGTTGTCGATGAACACCAGAGCATCACTGGATGTCAGGAGACCCCAAGCTTCACCCCAGTTGGTCAGCCACCTAAGAGCGTTGTTTCCCTGGAAGGCGTTACCCAGCTCCAAACCATGCTTGAATTCGGTAACTGTTCCAAGGTGTACATATTCCGATGCTGTAATTGCTTCGCCTCCCTGATCAATGACCTCTGAATATATGAAGGGGCGACTGTTCGCTGGGAAGCCATGATTCGTGTTGAGATTGTTCAACCGGTTGAAGATGATCTCCAAATCCCCGGGCCACATGTGCTTAGCTGCGTCGATACTGTTGGTAAAGTGATAAGAAATTGagctttttctctcttcctttgTAGAGAAACTGAATGCAACGAGTGTAGAGGTTGGTTGTAGCTTACCGGAAGCCAGCAACACCGATGTCAATAAGGTTGTTCATGTACTCGACAATCTTGTCGCGAACCCAGTCTGTTCCCTGGTTGAGATCCGGGAGACCGCTCAGCTCGCAGTTTCGTACCTCAATGGCGTTTTGGTAGCTTGATATGGAGCAGACTGAATTGAAGTCGTTCCAACCGTAGGGGACCTCGGGCCACCATCTGTCACCGTGATAAGCCGATGATCCGCCAGTTCCGTATGCTGGAAGCGGTGCTGACGCGGACATGTGATTGATGATGGCGTCGGCGTAGATCCTTACACCGACGTTGTTGCAGCGCGTTACCATGTCCCTGAGAGCAGCTTCGTCGCCAGATCTGGTCACCAGCTTGTAAGAAACGGGCTGGTACCGCTCCCACCATGGCCTGTTGCTGATTATCAGGTTTTCATTCGGGGGCGAAATCTGTAACAATAAAAGGTCTCTTTGGAGCTCCTCGCAACGCAGTTATGGCTGACCGTTCGGTTCCGGAAATGTTACCTGAACACCGCCGTATCCTTTCGGCCCAAGGAATCTTTCACATTCATCTGCAATATCGCTCCACTTCCACTCGAAAAGATGTACCATACCATCACGGTTGTCCCAGTAATGGGGATCCTTGGTGGCGGTCGCAACCGCGGCGAGAGCTAGCAGCGTCACACCGAGCAGCATGGTCAATACTTTGTGTTCTGGATTGAGGTGGTTggtgaatttatattttaccgAAATCTAATCGGTACGTCAATAATCCTGTGTTATTTTCATCCGTCATTTGTGACATATCTCAATTAAAATCTTGACCCCACGAAAATCAAATGCGAAGAGACACTGATTGATCGAAATTGATCGATTCTATTTTAGAATTCGCAGCGTTACGTGATTCTATCATCGACCATCGCACACTAAGAATAAAAGATGATTCTGGAaagaaattcatatttttcatgtcATCCTGCAAGGCGTCCCTAAATTGTTATGCTGGAAACTAATGTCAATACATTCTGTTCAATCAACGTGATTCTGCTGGTCAATCTGTATAGCAGTTTTGCTCTCTTATCAGCTCAGGTAATCTTCAGTCAGTagtgtattgaaaatttaacatcaGTCACAAGTTGTGCGGAAGTCGCTTTTTTGGAAGCTTGATTTTATCAACTTGACCCGGTAAAGCTAACCGAAAAAGTactgagaaaagaaaatcttcgTCCaacaaaacatttattttcaggGTAGAGTTTTTTGTTCGAATATTTTCTTAATGAGGTAACAAAAAATCGCACAAAATCAACTACACAGTACAGATATTTTTAGAGTAACGAAAGACTCGTTGAGATAAATTCAGTTTAAGTAATAAAATGCATTCGCcacttgcaaaaaaatatttgttggGTTTAAAGGACCGAAGTTTCTTTCAAGGTAGGAATTATAATCATGGTATTTTAATAGTGGTTACATCAAAACTCGGAGTGTTTCTCTCAAgagataataaaattcattaacgTACTGCAACTGGTCACATATTTATACAGCCGTGGCTAGATCAGTCACATTTTTATCGGATATTGTCTAGGACTCGGAAAACAACTAACGTATCTGATGGAATtgcaatgataataatgatcaAGGTCTTTCTTGTTTGTTcattgttgagaaaaattggcTCTGCAAAACCGTGCACGATAGTACGATAAAATAACGGCACTAACTACGTTCTTCTTTTCGACATAAAGATTTCGTATAGTTCCGAATATGTTTGTGGCGAAACTTTAACCGAGTTTTTactcgcaaaaaaaaaaaaatgttttgcaaTCGTCGTGAATCGGGTGAATGAATGAACAATTAATTTATGAGTCACGAAACTGAGGAATTGATACAGAAAATATAGGTCCTTAGTTTTCGATACCGGATGGAAACTTTATATGATATCATTATTTCAGTCTGTTCGAATTGAACTTTTCTGCCGGATATTGACAATCGTGATTGGCATCCAATTGAGCTTGCTACAGTTTCGCctaaaacaaacaaaaggagaAGTTATGAGTTTGAAGACTGCAAAAGTTGTTACCTGAGAACGgagaattttttaaccatCACACGTCGATTTTACTCACATTTACATGGATAGCGAGTACACCGTCTTCCTCGGAGTTCAATATCTCGATGTAAGCGGTACCGTCGCTGTTCACGGTTATAATTTTTCCTGTACATCTACCGTCCTTCAAGCTACCGGATATTACGTCACAATAGGTACCAGCCGGAAGGCCAGACTGGAGGGTCTGCTTCAAGTCCTGCCTGTCTAAATTGAATGCAACGAAACCGGCACTTCCGCGAGAAAATGCAATTtgattgttgttattgtcCCACCAGTTCTTTACTCCAGTACCCTTGACCGCATTACGGAATCCAACCATGTTGTAGATCTGTCGCCAACGGTGCTCGCAGACCCATCCGTTTCCGCAGGTATCATCAGAATTGATCATCGGTGAGGTTATGTTGCCATTGGAGTCGGCGGGTGGACCGGCGTCACTGTTGTCGAACGCAAACGAGCTCATGATTTTGGTGATTCCGTAAGGGTGGGCTAACATAAAGGCAGTTGCCATCTGTAATCAAATTAACGAACGTAACTGGTAGATCAGAGTCTTTGAATGCATTTCAGGACTACAAATTCCTGTCTGTCCCGTCAGCTCTGTGATATTTGAAAGCTCACCTTGTACGGTTTGGAGGTTTTGTGCGTGAGAATACTTCCACCACCACCGTGACCACGCTGGTTGTCATGATTGTCGATGAACACTAGAGCATCACTGGATGTGAGGAGACCCCAAGCTTCACCCCAGCTGGTCAGCCACTTAAGAGCGTTGTTTCCTCTGAAGCAGCGATCCAGTTCCAAACCATACTTGAATTCAGTAATTCTACCAATGCCTGTGTACTCCGACACATTGGTCGCTTCATGTCCCAGATAAATGACCTCCTGATAGATGAAGGGGCGACTATTCGGCGCGAAGCCCTGGTCTGTATTGAGATTCTTAAGGCGTTTGACAATGATTTCCAAATCTCTCGGCCACATGTGCTTTGCCGCGTCGATACTgttagtaaaaaaagaaagtaatgAACTTGATAGATGACTCGTGGTCGGTGTCGTGGGTCGATAATGAAATGTGTAGTTCTTGTGTGTTAAGAAACTGCATGCCAGAATATCTGCAAGAGTTCAGAAGCTTACCGGAAACCAGCTACGCCAATATCTATCAGGTGGTTCATGTACTCCACGATCTTTTCGCGGACCCATTCTGTTGCGTGGTTGAGATCCGCAAGGCCAACTAATTTGCAGTTCCGGACGTTAGCAGCATCATTGTAGTTCGTGACGACGCAGTCCGCATGGAAGTCGGCCGAATTGTAGGGAACCGCGGGCCACGATTGATTAGAGTAGAAGACCTGGGATCCAGCAGTGCCGTATGACCCATCCTCTGCAATCGAGGACATGTGGTTGATGACGGCGTCAACATAGATCCTGACACCCGCGTTGTTGCAGCGTGTCACCATGTTCCTAAAAGCTGCTTCGTCACCGGATCTGGTAACCAGCTTATAAGAAACCGGCTGGTAGCGTTCCCACCAAGGCCTGTTTTTTATTACCAAGTTTTCGTTCGGGGGCGAGACCTGTGAAACGAAAAGTTTCTTTGGTGTTGTTTGCAACGCATTTATGGCGAACCGTTCGGTACCAGAAATCCGACCTGGACACCTCCGTATCCTTTCAGTGCGAGGAATCTTTCGCATTCATCGGCAATATCGCTCCACTTCCACTCGAAGAGATGCACGATGACATCGCGACCGTTTGAGAAATGAGGATTTTTAGTTGCAACCGCAAATGCGGCCAGAGACAGTAACGTCAGGCTCAACTGCATTACGATAACTGAATCACAGAACGAAGAAACTTGGTACTTATATTTTACTTGACGTTATTTCCAACTCGTTGACAATTCTAGGTTTTTAATTCAGTCGTAACTACGGCGTGATATCTTCTCAATTATCTGACCCTGAAATAATCAAAAGTAGGGGTCAGTGCCAATGATAAATCGTAAGTAATCGTGTTCTTCATGAATAATCAGAGGGCAGTAGCGTACCATAAATTTTCACTACTAGCTAGTGTGTGCCTCTGTGAGTATTCCAATGCATAGCAGCCGAAGTGAAATACAATAACATATTCTTGAAAAAGTATTATAGCATCACTAAAATTGAACAGATTGAACGTTTCTGTAATCTAAAACGTGCTTTTCGCATTCTAAGAATATcggaaaatgttttttccGCAAAATGGCAACCATCCTTCTCAGGATTCTCGTGAGTGTACAAAAGTAAACACACTCGTTCGATCGTATTCCGAAGATTTGTATCAACATTAATTCTCCAATCGATCTGTGAAGTGTTTTTTCATCTTACCTGCTGACGTTATCTCTAGTTAGTATAATTATCATGTTATGGCAAGTCGACGTCGGCCGTCAAAACAAGTTTCGCCCGAGGCGATTTTCACTCGACTTTCCAACGATATAAGTTAACGCGTAGACACGAAGATTAGATTTTAGCTCTTTGAAGTGAACTATTCTTATTTCGTGCGTTGTAAGTAGGGCTGCGAATACAGGCTGTACACTCTGTGCCGACCGTATCATCAGTTGCTCCATCTATggataataaacaaaaattaaccaTAGCGCGGGAAGCGTTAAATAGTATAGTACATATGATGAAAccatattgaatttcatttactCTGCAATTACCATAACTCTCtgacgaatgaaattaaacaagaaaaattgtgTCGCATGTAACGTCATGCAAAACTTAGACAAAGATACTTTTCGAAAGATGGGAAATGTATTGTCCATATGTATGTGTttgaacatatatatatatatatatatacatatatatatatatttcttgtTTAATTGGAAGGATGCAATAAATTTTCCCAAATGTGATATGTACGAGAAGTATGATTGTATGATATTAGATATATATTCGTAACTTTATTTCGACTGATTTGGCTACAGTATATCACAACATTATAGAGATCGAACTTCAGATAGAGATATTCCATTTGGCAAATTCCAAATAGCAGCAATATACACGAGTATATTTTCACTCGACCACAGTGATTATACACAACAATTTTGAcgttaaatataaattatcttCGCAGTTGGAGGAAACATTTAAACAATCGTGCCGTCGAGACGTTCACACTGCGGCAAATTTTATCTATAAGTATATCGTAATTATAATGCACACAAAAGCCAAGTAAATCAAGCAATTGTGAGAACTAGTGCCAATTTCTTGTCACCTCGTTAACTTTCACTTTTCTGCCCAGCGTGTTACTACCTAACTGCACGTCACACCGAATACGAATTTTCCCTGCAGTATTCGTACGTAAACaatgcgtgtatgtatatatacgtatatttctTCGTTATGATATgcacagaaaaatttcatcccaaTACTTGTGTTACTATAAAACAATCCAACAATATGGCTTTCGCCGGCCGATAACAATGGAATAGTTAATAAGCGTCAGGTAGTAATGAGTATTGCTGGCATAAAAAATCTATAGATGTGCATATGATTAACAACATGATATActcttgttctttttttttcaatcttacaTAGCAAGTACAATACATtggaaattaaaacaaagGGTCAGATCGTATGACTCGTTTGCGGTAATTGTTTACAGCATAATTGTATCAATGTCTTATTGATACAATTATGcttaataattaaattataattacttATGTCTTTGCAATACGGCCGTTGAGTAGGTACAATAGTAAGGTGAATTGATACGATTACTCATTTTCCCCAAACtcattccaacaatatttgcaaaattaaaatctGCGCCCAATTCGGTCACAGAAGAGCGAATAGTCGGGAAAAGAAATTACTTGTTGCTCTGAGAAAGAGTTACCCAAAATTATGACaatgtaattcaattttttttttttatggccGCGACAAAGGTTCGAAAATTCGTAAGATTATTTATGCGGAATTGAAttgtaacgatatttttttgtcttgcCGAAAAGATATCATACGATGAAATTATTGGCACTCATAAATTGAAAGCAAAATTATACATCGCTGCACGCAAGGCTATACAATAGTACGACAATACAGTTATTCACATTTACAAACATATCATTGACACTTATGCGCATTTTTATGTAACATATTGAAAACATGTTACAcacattgataaaaatttaattatgaaaCATTCGTGGCCAAATAATTTTGCATCCAGTCGTCCCGTCATATCgacaaaataacaaaaaaatttgtaaaagtaattttttttctgtatttttaacCTAATTACTAATCAGTAAAAACTGATAACAACAATTATAATTCGCGGTCGTCGACCATGCAagagtttttcaatttttcacatcaaaATCCAATGTTCCAGGTACGTGAACATACAGGCAATCAACAAGAAACGCGACAGTCACAAGGTATTAATCGtattttaaacgaaatttatatatatatatatgtatatgagtAAAAAAGCGGTTCGAGTTATCGCCTGATCCGTCCTTGTTCTTTGTCTGTATAGTTTGCGTACGCTGTTAGAAATGACACAGAAGCTGAGCCGGCACTTTTGATACGTTAGGCGTACACACATACttatatgtgtatacctaGACGTGTTTTGAgggtatttcatttttcggtACATACGATTAGATAAATTCGCAGTGAATTTTGAATCGCAGTGCCGGCATATTACAAGCTGTCTGGGCTGATGATTAATTGaaaggggtaaaaaaaaaaagtttcaccgTCTAGAGTGAGGATTTTGAGGTAattcgttttgaaaaatatgtatctattaggcattatgtataatataatgctTACATGAAGTATATAAGTGATATCAGTTCGCGACCTTTattcttccccccccccccctccccccctcttCATTCGTATTAACgcgggtgaaaaaatgaaataaaaaatatatcaattaCTACGATAAAGCGCAGTAATCATTATtaaaacattatatttttaaatataatgtcCGTATAACACTCGTATTTTAAATCCACGGAAAAACgggacaataattttttttttttgtttttatcttctttctttgtttaatattaaatacatAACAATGATAGTATTTGCTTATATTTACGTAACTTCTTGTAGATATATAAATAACCCCTATATAATGTGGATAAGATATTTGCAGGGTAGCAACTAACCTGACGACGCATAATGGATGTTTCGATCGGTCGATTTGTTTAACCACAGTATTATGGAAACTcgaaactatttttatttctggttGTAAGAATGCCTGGCAACTTCGATTCTCTATCGTATCCGATATGCAATCTTAGCGATTTTATCGATGTTTACTGATCGAAATGACTTCGTCATAGGGGGCAAAAGTCAGCACCGATCTCGCAAGCACCTTTTATCAGTTGAGCCTCCCACCGATCACTCGATTGAGGGAAAATCTCGCAAGATCAACTAATGCCAAATTTATCGTAATCGAAACGTCCATCAGCGCTGTAACACAACTTGCagtatttttcgaataacaACTTGACAACAGGTGATATAACAGCCAACCACCAGCCATGGCAGAATTTAAAGATGCATGAGACGTACGGATTATCGTCAAAAATATTAATCTgagattttaaaaaagttttaagtATGATCGATTGAGTTCAATTGTATCGAAACAACTTCCTTCCCTTAAAATATACATGGAATCAAATTAAACACCGAATATGTAGTTATGGATCAATTCacaagaattataaaattccagCATCTTGTTCTATACTTGCAGGATACAAAGTACATTTCGTTTTCtgaatagatttttttttgtaaattgcCAGTAAGTCattgttcgaaaatttgaaaagttttccaaTAGAAcacaaatttataattattcaacttgTAGTGTTCGGTAATTTCGCCAACAGTGTTCTTTGgattatataatatagaatttGAGACAATTTAAGAGCAGCGATTTTCAGCTAATTCATTTTCcaagaaaacaaaactgacattatttttaattgtaattcgTCGGTTCAAAATTGACATCCATGTTTATCAACGGGGTATAATTGTTTTGGCAATTAAATCGTTATCGTTTACAACATTTCTGTTTGTACCGGACGTCTAATGCATCATTATAAGTCACGTGTTGACGGAACGATGACAAATAGTTTTGGGGGTAATCGACAGGACTCGGGGTGGAAAACTTGTGCATGCATCGGAGGAAGGCGGGGCTCCTGCCGGTTTTGTATAAATCATGAAAAACACGCAGTATGACGTATCTTTGCTGTTACACAACTTGGTGTATTACAACTTGATGAATAtagtttttaatattaattatcaattgaACTTTATGGCAAAGTTCAGTCTGTATGGAGAGGGGGGTTACCACACCCCCTGAGGCTaagatgagaagaaaaaaaaaaaagaaatcttcaGGATCACAGTTAGTGCGCTTCGGGCGAGGGTTGATTAACTCGCGAAAATCCACACGACAAGGATGCATGGAAATGTTTGATCGATAGATCTCGATTTCACAACGCTGATTAATATTACAGATCGCATGATCATTAAGTAAATACGGCTTTCTgggatatacatatatacacgagTCATTTTCGCAATCGAAGGAGAACACGTAATGTggtttcgttcaattttttatattcgcCGGTTtctcgttactttttttttctttttccttttttttgtaagGTAAATGATTGATGCACGCTTTTAATATTCTCTAACTGATTACGCATCTATTCGTCGATACTTGTTACACATATTCATGAGGATTCTAAACACACGAATTGATTCAATcgcgatatttttaatttctttctcatCACGTAAATGATGGGAGAACAACAGCTACTGTGACTTTGTAGTAGtatcaaatatataatttaaaacgTCACTACCATTACGAGGTATCATTTATCGCTCGATTGATGGATATGttataattgtattatttataattttgtatatcAATATACTCTATGTACATTGA
It encodes the following:
- the LOC124303569 gene encoding alpha-amylase-like translates to MLLGVTLLALAAVATATKDPHYWDNRDGMVHLFEWKWSDIADECERFLGPKGYGGVQISPPNENLIISNRPWWERYQPVSYKLVTRSGDEAALRDMVTRCNNVGVRIYADAIINHMSASAPLPAYGTGGSSAYHGDRWWPEVPYGWNDFNSVCSISSYQNAIEVRNCELSGLPDLNQGTDWVRDKIVEYMNNLIDIGVAGFRIDAAKHMWPGDLEIIFNRLNNLNTNHGFPANSRPFIYSEVIDQGGEAITASEYVHLGTVTEFKHGLELGNAFQGNNALRWLTNWGEAWGLLTSSDALVFIDNHDNQRGHGGGGSILTHKNSKPYKMATAFMLAHPYGIAQIMSSFDFTDSEAGPPADWNGNILSPTINSDDSCGNGWICEHRWRQIYNMVGFRNAVKGTGINDWWDNSSNQIAFCRGGAGFVAFNLDSWNFQQTLQTCLSAGTYCDVISGNLINGSCTGKSVTVNNDGTAYIEILTSEEDGVLAIHQNAKL
- the LOC124303567 gene encoding alpha-amylase-like isoform X1 — encoded protein: MQLSLTLLSLAAFAVATKNPHFSNGRDVIVHLFEWKWSDIADECERFLALKGYGGVQVGFLVSPPNENLVIKNRPWWERYQPVSYKLVTRSGDEAAFRNMVTRCNNAGVRIYVDAVINHMSSIAEDGSYGTAGSQVFYSNQSWPAVPYNSADFHADCVVTNYNDAANVRNCKLVGLADLNHATEWVREKIVEYMNHLIDIGVAGFRIDAAKHMWPRDLEIIVKRLKNLNTDQGFAPNSRPFIYQEVIYLGHEATNVSEYTGIGRITEFKYGLELDRCFRGNNALKWLTSWGEAWGLLTSSDALVFIDNHDNQRGHGGGGSILTHKTSKPYKMATAFMLAHPYGITKIMSSFAFDNSDAGPPADSNGNITSPMINSDDTCGNGWVCEHRWRQIYNMVGFRNAVKGTGVKNWWDNNNNQIAFSRGSAGFVAFNLDRQDLKQTLQSGLPAGTYCDVISGSLKDGRCTGKIITVNSDGTAYIEILNSEEDGVLAIHVNAKL
- the LOC124303567 gene encoding alpha-amylase-like isoform X2, with protein sequence MQLSLTLLSLAAFAVATKNPHFSNGRDVIVHLFEWKWSDIADECERFLALKGYGGVQVSPPNENLVIKNRPWWERYQPVSYKLVTRSGDEAAFRNMVTRCNNAGVRIYVDAVINHMSSIAEDGSYGTAGSQVFYSNQSWPAVPYNSADFHADCVVTNYNDAANVRNCKLVGLADLNHATEWVREKIVEYMNHLIDIGVAGFRIDAAKHMWPRDLEIIVKRLKNLNTDQGFAPNSRPFIYQEVIYLGHEATNVSEYTGIGRITEFKYGLELDRCFRGNNALKWLTSWGEAWGLLTSSDALVFIDNHDNQRGHGGGGSILTHKTSKPYKMATAFMLAHPYGITKIMSSFAFDNSDAGPPADSNGNITSPMINSDDTCGNGWVCEHRWRQIYNMVGFRNAVKGTGVKNWWDNNNNQIAFSRGSAGFVAFNLDRQDLKQTLQSGLPAGTYCDVISGSLKDGRCTGKIITVNSDGTAYIEILNSEEDGVLAIHVNVSKIDV